In the genome of Funiculus sociatus GB2-C1, the window CCTGGAACTGACACAGCAGTGGTGGGGCCGAATGGTGCGGGTAAAAGTACGCTGGTGCAGGCGATTCTAGGATTGATTGAGCGAACTGCTGGAAAGATTGAGATTTTTGATCGTCCAGTGGAAAGATTGGGGCATCTGTGTCATTTGCTGGGCTATATGCCGCAAAATTTTATTTTTGACCGCAGTTTTCCCATCTCTGTTGGGGAATTGGTGGGGTTGGGATGGGTTAAGGAAAGCAAAAGCCTTCATGGGAATCTCCCCAGTCACAAAGGGAATACACCCTTTTGGCGAAGGCTGTGGTGGGAAGATGGAGAAAAGATAGATGCGATCGCATCCGCGCTCAAACGTGTGGATGCCTACCACCTGCGCCATCAAGCCATCGGCACTCTCAGCGGCGGACAACTAAAGCGAGTATTGTTGGCTTATTGCTTGGTGATGCCTCGTCAACTGCTGGTGCTGGATGAAGCGTTTGCTGGTGTGGACGTACAAGGGGCAGCAGATTTTTATACCTTGCTAAATGAACTTAAGCGGGAGCGAAACTGGACAGTGTTGCAGGTTTCCCACGATATTGATATGGTGAGCCGACATTGCGATCGCGTTCTGTGTCTCAACCAAACTGTCGTTTGCACTGGCACGCCCGATATTGCCCTTTCTCCACAAAACCTTTTAGCTACCTATGGCCCTGCCTTCAGTCGCTATCACCATCATCACGGTTGACACTCCCCGCATTAAAGTAATTCACTACAGCAATTCAAGGGTTGGGTGCGATACATCTGTAGGGACATGGCAATGCCATGTCCCTACCAAGGCTGCCCGAAGGTGCCAATTGCTACTAAACAAAGTTTTCAGCCCAGCAGGTAGTCATTAGTCAAAAGCTATGAACTAATGACTAATGACTAATGACTAAATGGCCTCTCTTTTGAGCAGTTCAGCGATCGCTTGCCGTTCTGCTGGGGGTTCAGATGGTCGCACCTGACGAGCGTCAGTAATTAGCCAATCTAACGCTGCTGCTTGGACATCAATCGTGGCACCAGTTTTATCCACGCAGTAGCGTCCAAACACCAACTTATCTACCAGGCGCACGTCTTCTCCCAAGCGGGAGTATTCAAAAATTACGCTGTTTTCCACTTTCGCGCCGCTACACACCCAGCAATTTGGCCCAATCATGGTGGGGCCTACTATTTTGGCTCCATCTTCAATGTGGGTCATAGCGCCGATATAGACGGGGCCTGTAATATCAACTTTGTCCCAGTTCACGGCAACATTCAAGCCAGTGTAGATACCGGGAGCCACTTCGTGTCCGGGAATGGCGACATTTTTTACTTCTCCCAGTAGTACGCTGCGAATTGCCTGCCAGTAGTCCGGCACTTTTCCAATATCCACCCACTGGAAATCCATTGGAATCGCGTAGAAAGGGGCATTCATCGCTACTAACTGGGGAAACAGGTCGCTACCAATGTCATATTGAACGCCAGAGGGGATGTACTTCAACACTTCTGGCTCAAAAATATAAATACCAGTGTTGATGTTAGTGCTGAGAGCTTCTTCCACCGAGGGCTTTTCTTGAAAAGCTTTAACTCGTCCGTCCTCGTCCGTGACGACGACACCGTAGCTAGAAACTTCTTCTCGCGGGACGGTTTTCATGACGATAGTAGCGATCGCGCCCTTTTCTCGATGCCACTTTACTGCTGCTGTCAGATCAAGATCAATTAGGGCATCTCCGCACAAAACTACAAAAGTATCGTCAAAAAAAGGAGAAAAGTCCTGAATACGCCGCATTCCCCCAGCAGATCCTATAGCCTCTCCTACGAGATCGCCGTTTTCTTCAATCTTCCCTTCAAAAGAGTAGCCAATCTGTACGCCAAAACGCTGACCATCGCGGAAATAACTTTCAATCTCATTAGCAAGGTGGCTGACATTGACCATGATCTCGTCAAACCCATGCTGCCTTAGGAGTTCCACTAAAAACTCCATCACTGGTTTTTGCAGGATCGGAATCAAAGGTTTGGGAATGGTGTAGGTAATAGGACGAACGCGAGTACCCTTACCAGCTGCCAGAATCATGGCTTTCATGAATATTTTTCCTCAATCCTATGCCACTTTAGTTTTATTGCATTTAGCTGAATCTCCATCCCTTAAAGAATAAGGGATGGACGGACAAACATTGTAATCTACCGACTCTGTAGATGTTCTACAAGTTTCCTTGTAGGCGATAGGCATTGGCTAAAAGAGAATTTTTAGTTCCCAGTACAACCAATACAACCAGTCGCTAGTCCCCAGTCACTAGAGTACGGATTTTCAGGTCTTGGTAGAACTCTTCTTGGGCTAGCTCTACTTTAGACTGAGCTGATAGTAACAGCAGCGCCCAAAAAACGCCCACTCGGTCATGTCGTTTTGGCACAGCATACGCCTCTGGTGGCGATGCCTGACCGTTTAACTTTTCTGAGTGTTGCTTCACCCCTGCCCATAACTCTACCAGCTCCTCTAGCTCTAGCCAATCCTGACCAAGTGACATTTGGGGACGATAGTGGCTCAAAAACACGTCTAACTGGGCTGCCGTTTCGGTAAGATTTTCTTGGTGAGCCAAAGCAGCGATCGCTTTTGCAGCTTGGGCGCGAGACTGGGAGACGCGATAAAGTGGGTCTTTCGTAGCACGGCGAGAAGGTTTTTCTTCTAGTGCATCTGCCATCTGCTGTATTTGGTCAATTAATTCTTGCAGCGTCACACGACGGCTAGAAGGAGGCATCGCAGTCCCGCGTCGGCGCAAATGTCGCTCCAGCTTTACTGGTAAGCTTCTGACAGCATCAGCAACCTCTTGTGCATCGGTGTCGTCCAGTTCGGGATCGTCTGCTGTTGATGCTTGGGAAAACAGCGTGTCCGCCTTGAGTAACACCAGCATGGAAGCATACAAAAAAGCCTGTCCGGAGTGAGACAGTTCTACTTCACAGGTGCCAGAATGCTTATCGCCCAATTTCTCTAGTTCCAATAGGCATTTGTCAATTACCTCAATCACCTGAACATCCCAAGGGTCAATTTCTCCTCGCTGGGCGAGATCGATGAGGAGGGCGATCGCTTCTTGGGCTGGTTGGGCTGTCATATGAATTTTGGATTTTGGATTGTGAATGGGGAATTGGGAAATATCCTAATCCCTCCTTTTGCCCCTAGACCCTTTTCCCAACAAGTTAAATGGACTGTGCAAAGGCTTTTGTTGTCTCTGCATCTTGCTCTTGGAGAGTAGCACTAAGGGACATACTTTGTTTTTCTTCCAGTTCTGCTTGACGTTGGGCAATATTTTGCTCTAATTCCTGAATACGCTCGTCCTTAGAACGCATCTGGCGCATTTGTTTTCCAGACTCTATCCCGCGTAGCAGCCGCGTCCAGATGCTAAACAGCCAAGCGAGAATCGCGCCCACGCCCATCGCCAGAATCAGTTCAATACAGATGGGCGCTTGCACCTGCACACCTTCGACAATTTGAATAGCAGCGGGTGCAGTATTTTCTAAGCTGAATAAAACCAGGGCAAGGATTAGCGCAAAGATTATCAAGAAATTAATTTGCCGCATAATTTATACTCCTCAACAACCACACTTACTTAAAAAGTTTACCGGGTAGCAATGCCTAAATTGCCAAGAAAACCCGATTTCCATCTCAAGTTAACCTACCGCAGCGCCTGTATTCAGCTTATTTTCTCGTTTCCTCACCTCAGTTGGCAACAGAAAATGTTGCGAAGCGGTGGTATCTATCCTGACAATGCCAATAATTCTCCGATAAGCCCACAGGACTTGTCACCTCAATGCTTTACAAACCAAGTCAGCCTAACGCAACCGCCTCTTGCAAAGCATTCCTCAGTAGAACCTGGAAACGAGAGATTAGGAAATAAATTCGTTTAAAATTAGCAAAAATTAATTTTATGATTGTTTAAAGATGCTAGTGAAACCAGCCAATCTTTGTATCAACGTGGGAACTTCACTTTTATAATTAATATTTTTCCTAAGCGCGGCATTAACTTAAAAACGCCAATAGCAACTACGGCAAAGGAAAAAATCCAACATCTAAACTCTATTATTAATAAGCATCTCTGATTTCTATAGCACTTTACCCAGAGGGTTAGTGTCTAATGGATTCATTTCAGATGCAATTTCAACAACTTCTGGTTCAACTGCCTCAAGATGTTTTTCCAAAATTGCTAAATTACGGATATTTGACTTGTAATAAGCATCGAACAAGTCACCCACCAAAGGCACCGTGCCAACGACAGCTTCCAAAGAAATATTGAAAATCATTCGTCTTAAATCTTCACCCGGTATCCGGAATTTAGCAGCTAAAAAGATAATATAAGCGGAAAATGTTGTACTTACAATATCTCCTGCGCCTGGGACTAAACCAATTATTGGATCTAAACCAATCCGAAAACGTGTCCCTGGAATACCGATGGCTGTATCCATCAGGCGGCTAAGCTTACGGATGCGATTAAGAGTAGCAATGCGTTCAGCAGTATTCATATTTTTGATTTTGGCACCCTAAATAGACGCTCGTCTTGTACCGCGAGGAATAATATACAATTGCACCCAACCAATCCAAAGCTATACCTCGACTGGAGTGTGTAGGCAATGCTCACCTATCCCTGTCTAGGTGGCTTTGGTTTATTAAACTAAACTAAAAACTAATATAGCAGTCCCAAATGATTCGGGAATGCGAGATCCCAGACTTCTCTAAGAAGTCGGGGATCTGAAGTGCTAGGACATCAGAACTCAAATAGGATTGCTATGCTATAGGTTCCCTTAAAATATCAGCCCTTAGGTGGATTAATAAAAATCGAGTGTTCTTTCTATAGATAGCTGAATATTAAGGTGAGATTGAATATTAGTAGTGATAAGCATTTTGAATTAACCGTTTTTATTTTTTTTAATGAGGGCTTTAGATATGACTGTTTCGACAGAATCTACAAGACGAAATAGAGCCACTCGGAGTAGAAACCTAATTATCAACGGCAGCTTCCAAAACGGCCCTAGCCCAGGACAATCCTTAAAACTCAATCCAGGGTCAACAGTAATTCAAGGATGGGTTGTGACACGAGCGCCTATTGATTATGTAGGCACACTATGGCAAGCTGCTAATGGCGATCGCAGTCTGGATCTTGACGGTGCAGGTGCTGGCGGAATTGCACAAACATTTGACACAGTACCTGGTGAAAGTTACGTTGTTACCTTTAGTCTGGCTGGAAACCCGTTGGGTGCGCCTCCAATTAAGCTGTTGGGTGTAACAGCGGCAGGGCAATCAACTAATTTTGCATTTAACATTTCTGGCCGCACTCCAACGAATATGGGCTGGGAAACTAAAAGATGGATGTTTATGGCGCAATCTAACAAGACAACTCTTGAGTTTTTTAGCCTGAATACATCCGGTGGTTCTTGGGGCCCTGCACTTGATAGTGTATTGGTTGTATTAGCTTGAGAAGTTGACAACTGTTATTTGTCAATTCAGAAAGTCTTTCTTCAGAGGTGTGTCGTATTCCTGTATCAAGTTCAAGATGAGTAACACTATCTCAAAGGAAAGGAAGCTATAATGGTTAGTCGCCACAAATTATCTGGGGTTGCGGGTAAAGTAGCAATTATTGCCAGCTTAGTGCTTGGAGTAGGGCTTTTAGAAAGTAGAAATATAGCAAAAGCGACAATTTTCTCTCCAATTAGGTCAACTAACATAGAGGGGAATGGAAATAATAATATCCCTTTTAATAACTTCCTTGTTTCTCCTGTAGGAATACGATATCAACAAGTTTTTGCAGCTCCTGACTTTTTAAGTATAGAACCAGGATTGATTACTGAAATTGCTTTTCGCCCCGATGCAGGACGAGCGGGTAATGCTTTTTCATCCATTATTCCAAATATCCAAATTAATCTTTCCACAACCAGTTTATTTCCAGATGCTTTAAGCACAACCTTTGCCGAAAATGTTGGAGATGATGAAACAATAGTCTATAACGGGGAGCTTTTACTCTCTAGTGCGGATATTGGCGCTCCAAACCAACCAAAAGATTTTGATATCGTTATTGATTTACAAAATCCATTTTTTTATGACCCAAATCAAGGCAACTTGTTGCTTGATGTGAGAACCTTCTCTTTCACTAGGACAACTGCATTTGATTCGGAAAATACCTTTGGAGATTCTATATCTCGCGTGTTTAGTTTCGATCCTAGTGCTTCTACTGGTACTGACGATACAACTGGGTTAGTAACTAAATTTACAATTGCAACTAGGAATAATACAGCTTTGATTCCCGAAAGTTCTTCGACGGTAGCACTGTTAGCATTTGGTGCATTAACTGCAATTTCACAAGTAAAGCGTTCTCTCGCAACGCCCAAGTAATTTTTACTGACAAGGGTTTTCTCAGAAAATTGAGGCAAAACCGTGTCTAGATTCGCCAGAATAGAAGGGTGTGTCACCTGGAAATTGGAAGATGATCGCGATCGCTGTGGGTTTTAACGTGCTGATCTCGCTGGTGCTCTTGTATAGTGCCTGGGTAATAATTAAATTGCGATCGCGTCTAGCAAAAATAGCAGATAAAATAATTGCCGCCGAACGCACCACCTACAAAGTGCTGCATAATGCCCCCAATGCCATTTCTAAAGGTCAAACGGGGGCATTGCGGCTAGGACAGCAATATCAGCAACTCGATCCTCAACTACAACGAGTGCAACAAGTTTTAGGATTATTCAGCCTAGGCAGAAAGTTCTGGCTGCGGGGTAAGCCGAAATCGGTAGCAACAGGGGTACGCTTCTGGCGCAGAAGTTGAAACCACCACTGTTAAGATTGGGGCAATTGTTCAAAACAAAGATTGGACGATTGCCTTGTTCTGTGGGCAACATATCAGTATTAACGGGAAAACTGAATAGAATTGGAGTAAGACATAGAGACTAGAAGATGTCAAACAACCGTGCTGGATCTGGATCATTTATTGGTGGTGTGTTACTAGGCACCGCTATCGGAACAATAACCGGGTTACTGATTGCGCCCCGCAATGGTCGTGAGACGCGACAGCTGTTGAAAAAATCTGCCGATGCCTTACCGGAGTTAGCAGAAGATTTATCAACCAGCGTGCAGTTGCAAGCCGATCGCCTCTCAGAATCAGCACTGAAAAACTGGGATGAGACGCTGATCAGATTGCGGCAAGCGATCGCAGCGGGGATTGAAGCTACTCAACGCGAACAACAAGCGCTTAAGCAAACACCGGGGGCAGAATTAGAACCTGATGTCCGTCCTCTTGTAACCACAGACGATAGGCGAACGTTAAGTGACTGAACCCTTATTTTGGCTTGGACTCTCAATTCTACTGGTTGCCGTCAGCTTAACCGCAGTCTTAATCACGCTACTGCCAGCAGTGCAGGAGTTAGCGCGGGCAGCCAGAAGTCTAGAAAAGTTGGCTGACACTCTGCGCCGAGAATTGCCGCCAACCCTGGAGGCAATTCGTCTGACAGGTATGGAAATTACTGACTTGACAGATGATGTCGGTGAAGGCGTTAAAAGCGCTGGTCAAGTTGTTAAACAAGTCGATCAAAGCATCAGCGGTGCCAAAAAGCAGGCTCAAAATATCGAACTTGGCACCAAGAGCGTTTTTGCGGGTATCAAGGCGGCTTGGAGAACCTTCAAGCGTCCCACCTCGGCCCGTCGGTCGATGGATCGTCTGCCACCAAGCCACAGAAATACCGTTGGGATGCGTGGCTACCGCGATGCTTCTTATCAAGACCCTAAACCTAACAACGCCTCTCCTTCCAATGGACATTATGAGGAATGGGAGCGGGAGCAGCCAGACTCAGAAGATTAGAGGGCTATGGAATCAGCAGCTTTGTCAGTGAATTAGCAACTAACTCAACACTCTTTAATCATGAGAAACGATAGAAACTCACAGTCTGCCAATTCCGCCACTGACAGGCTGTTAGATGATAATCGGCATTCCCCCTGGCGGAATTATCAATACAACGGTGTTTTTGCCCTGATATCAATCAACCTGCTGATATTTATTGTTGGCAATATACCCGGCATTGCTCTTACTAGCACCCTGGCTCTGAACCATTCCAACCCAGCCTGGTATCAATTTTTTACGGCAATGTTTTCTCACGCAAGCTGGGCGCACTTGTCGGGAAATCTGTTTTTTCTTTACATCTTTGGTCGCTTAGTTGAGGAAGAGGAAGGCCTTTTAGGGGTTGTTGGCTCTTACTTAATATGTGGACTGGGAGCTAGCCTAATGAGCTGGCTTTTTCAACCGGGGGGAATTTATTCTTTGGGAGCGTCGGGAGCAGTCTTTGGGTTGTTCGCCGTCAGCGTGTTGATTAAGTTGAGCTGGAATTGGCGAAAAATTCTGGAAGTGCTGATTCTGGGGCAGTTTGTTGTTGAACGAGTATTTTTCGAGTTCGGACAGACGGGGGCGAGAGACGGCGTAGACCATTTCGCTCACCTGGGTGGTGCTGCTGTGGGGGTGGCGCTGATTATGGGGTTGATGCGGCTGGAGAAAAAGCACCAGGGTAAAGGCGGGTAATCTGAGGGCGATCGCTATTTGAGGAGACTCAATTAGATGGCATAGTATTAAAGGAAGGTAAACAAGTGTTAAGAAATATGAGTTTACCTAACCAGTCCGTATATAAAAAAATCAAATTGCCAATGCCGCATATTTTCCCAAAACGACTTCTGGCATCTCTAGTCGCCTTTATTTTGGCAATGTCCATATGGGCGATCGCTCCTGTAGCACACGCCTATAACAACCCCGACTTACTGCCCGAAACCCCAACCCCAGTAATAGACTTAGCTAAAGCCCTCACCAACATTCAGGAAGAGGCACTTGTCAAAAATATAGAAGAATTTGAAGCTGAAACTGGCTGGAAACTGCGAGTTTTAACCCAGTATGACCGCACCCCCGGTCGTGCCGTAAAAGATTTCTGGGGTCTGGATGATAAAAGTATCCTGCTAGTTGCTGACCAAAGGGGCGGCAATATCCTCAACTTTAATGTAGGCGATGAAGTTTATAAGCTCATGCCTCGTACCTTCTGGATCGAGTTACAGACGCGCTTTGGTAATCTGTACTTTGTCCGCGAAAACGGCGAAGACCAGTCAATCATTCAATCCTTAGAATCCATCAAAGGTTGTCTGGTTCAAGGTGGTTGCCGCGTTGTCCCCGGACTGCCCAGAGAGCAGTGGATTCTCACCCTGATTACCTCCATAGTTGGTGGAGTTATCTGTGGCTTTGCCGCTATCCCCCGCAAAGAAGGGCAGATTTTTGCATGGCAGTGGGCTTTAATCTTCTCCCCACTGTGGGGAATTTTGTTCATTGCCTTTGGCATTGGCCCAGTTATCTCTCGTACCTCCGAGTGGCTGCCTCTGTTTCGCAACTTCGCAGGTTTCATGATCGGTGCCTTAGTAGCTTACCTCTCGCCAATGATCAGTAACTCTACGGCTTCCGAAACCTAAAGGGTGTAAGGTGGAAGGTGATATTTAGGAGTTAGGAGTGAAGAGTTAGGAGTGAGGAGTTGTAGAGACGGCGATTTATCGCGTCTTTGAGTTATTAATTTATAACCCATAACTCATAGCTCATAACTCACAACTCATAACTCATAACTTTTTCATCCCCTTCTTGCTGATGGCTATGGAATGGCACGTAACAGATGCCCAAAGTTTGGCAATTATCGACCGGGAAATGGGCGACCACATCTTTTCCCCGGCAGAATATGAGATTGTCCGCCGGGTGATTTACGCAACCGCCGACTTTGAATATATGTCTTTAATACGTTTTTCTGAACGTGCGCTCCAAGCTGGTGCAGCAGCTTTAGCGGCTCGTAGTACCATTGTCGTAGATGTGCCAATGGTGCAAGTCGGCATTACACCAACTATCCAAAATACTTTTGCTAATCCGGTGTATTGCAGTATGGAAGCCCTGACGCGCCCCCAAAAAGAAAAAAGTCGTGCTGCCTGGGGAATCGAAACCCTAGCTAAACGCTATCCTGAGGGAATTTTTGTCGTTGGTCAGGCGCAGACTGCTCTCACTGCCCTTGTAGAGTTAATTGAGGCAGAGGAAATTAGACCAGCGTTAGTAATTGGTACACCTTCGGGATTTGTAGATGTGGATGTCGCCAAAGATCGACTGAAAGATTCTCTGGTTCCTCACATTCGGATTGAAGGTCGTAAGGGCAGTGCAGTAGTAGCTGCGGCGATTGTCAACGGATTGGTTGACTTAGCTTGGCAGGCATACGGACAAGATCCTAATGGCGTAGGCTAAACTCGTTACTCTTGTTATTGGGTGCAAGCTGAGTAACAAGAGCTAGGAGGCAGTACCTCCCCAAGAAAGCCTATCCAGAGTGCGATCGCACTCTGGACAGGTATTTCCAAGACTAAGCCTGGAGACTAACGTGAAGGCGGAACTTCGCCCTTATTACTTACCTGGTAATCCGTTATGTCTGTTCGGGTCTTTCTTCTCCTTCTTAGTCCCGTCAGATTCCTTTTTAGGCTTTTTGGCTTCTCTACCGCCCTTTTCCTTTGCCATTACTTTTCTCCGTTAGGGGTTCCCTTAATTGTGTATCAACTTTCCGATTTCCGAAGGGAAACTCTATTTTTTTTTTAACCTTCCCTTGAATAATTCGGGATAAGGTCAAAAGGGATGACGAGCGTTATCCTGATTATTTATTTGAGGAATTAAGGACGACGCGATCGCTTACGCCGTTGAGTACGCTCTTTAGGCTCTTCAGGATAAGGAACATCATCGGCGTACTGCAACTGACGGCTGACATCGACAAAGAAACCTCGTTGCAAGTAAGGATAGTCACTTACCCACAGATTCTCGTCGGGAAGATAAATGTCTGTGAATTTGGCAATGCGTCCCAAATCTTTTTGATTTGATAGCACTACCATTTCTGCAATTTGCCCCGGTTTAATTGCTTTATGAGTCTTCTTTAGGGGCGCTTGGATCTGAGTAGTAAATCCGGTTTCGTCTCCGACTTCTATATTCAGTCGTCGTTCCCGATTTTCAATGATCACCAGCTGTCCGCGATTATTGACAGTTTGCTCCTCGCCAATCAATTCTTCTGTAACAAAAACATCCAATACCTCACCCCGCCAGAATCCACTGTAAGGGTAGCGACGATAGGAAACATTCCGCATACTAGCCGAGTAAATGGGCCCCCAAAGCCAGTAAAGACCACCTATTACTCCCAAGAAAAAGGTTATCCCACCCAACTGTTCGCCCAAAACAAAATTACCTAAGAGTGAAACCACCACAACGACGAGGACTGAAATCAGCAGTCGCTTTAAAAACTCTTGAAACTTACCCCAGTAGTACGCATACTGCGGGCCTGTGGCGATCACGGGAATCAACTCTTCAAATTTCTGGCGCGTTAATGGGACTAACATGAGGAAAGCTAATTGCTAATTGGAGAATTGCTAGTTGAAGGATTGCTAATTGCGATTAGCGACTTACAATATCTTTTCTAAACCATAAACTAAAGATTTGAGTTGAGTAACTTTGCGGATGGCTAGTAGAACACCAGGCATATAGCACGACCTGTCTGTGGTATCGTGGCGCAGAGTATAAATTTGACCAGATGCTCCAAAGATAACTTCTTGATGGGCGATCAAACCAGGTAGACGAACGCTGTGGATGCGAATCCCTTCCTCTGCTTGAGAACCTCTGGCACCTGGTAGTTTTTCAGTTTCTTCTACCGATGGTGGGTTAAAGGTTTTACCGAGTTCAGCTAACAATTGGGCAGTCTGAAGGGCAGTACCGCTAGGGGCATCAGCTTTTTGGTTGTGGTGTAACTCGATAATTTCAACATGGTCAAAGTATTTGGATGCCTGGATAGCGGCTTGCTGTAGCAACACCATGCCGATAGAGAAGTTAGGGATAATCAAGGCACCTGTGCTGGCTTTGTCCGCAAAGTCGGCAAGGTCTTGAATTTGCTCTAGACTCAGGCCTGTGGTGCCAACTACGGGACGAATGCCGTAAGCGATCGCACTCCGCACGTTCTCATAAACTGAGTCTGGATGGGTAAACTCTACCATCACTCCCTGTTCTCTTTCCTGTGTCGCCAGCACCAGCATCCCTTGTAAGTCGCTGACAATCGGCACTTCCAAAGGGCCGCAGCCTGCCACTTCTCCAACGTCTTTACCTTGATGTTCCGGAGTGCGGTCTATTGCGCCCAAGAGGGTCATATCTTTGGCTTGTGCAACGGCTTTGACCACTTCGCGTCCCATTTTGCCAGCCGCACCGTTGACAACAACGGGGATGGGAGATTGTTGATTCGTCATACTTTAAGCATATCCTTCTTGACAAGGGCATTTTAGAACAAGAAGGGCAACGCTGTGGGCTGATTTTGAATCAGGGTATTTTCAAGGTAATTGGAATTAGGCACTTTTCACTTCAGATAGCGCCTTACTAG includes:
- a CDS encoding DUF4112 domain-containing protein, with amino-acid sequence MNTAERIATLNRIRKLSRLMDTAIGIPGTRFRIGLDPIIGLVPGAGDIVSTTFSAYIIFLAAKFRIPGEDLRRMIFNISLEAVVGTVPLVGDLFDAYYKSNIRNLAILEKHLEAVEPEVVEIASEMNPLDTNPLGKVL
- a CDS encoding DUF948 domain-containing protein, with the translated sequence MTEPLFWLGLSILLVAVSLTAVLITLLPAVQELARAARSLEKLADTLRRELPPTLEAIRLTGMEITDLTDDVGEGVKSAGQVVKQVDQSISGAKKQAQNIELGTKSVFAGIKAAWRTFKRPTSARRSMDRLPPSHRNTVGMRGYRDASYQDPKPNNASPSNGHYEEWEREQPDSED
- a CDS encoding sugar phosphate nucleotidyltransferase; translated protein: MKAMILAAGKGTRVRPITYTIPKPLIPILQKPVMEFLVELLRQHGFDEIMVNVSHLANEIESYFRDGQRFGVQIGYSFEGKIEENGDLVGEAIGSAGGMRRIQDFSPFFDDTFVVLCGDALIDLDLTAAVKWHREKGAIATIVMKTVPREEVSSYGVVVTDEDGRVKAFQEKPSVEEALSTNINTGIYIFEPEVLKYIPSGVQYDIGSDLFPQLVAMNAPFYAIPMDFQWVDIGKVPDYWQAIRSVLLGEVKNVAIPGHEVAPGIYTGLNVAVNWDKVDITGPVYIGAMTHIEDGAKIVGPTMIGPNCWVCSGAKVENSVIFEYSRLGEDVRLVDKLVFGRYCVDKTGATIDVQAAALDWLITDARQVRPSEPPAERQAIAELLKREAI
- a CDS encoding phosphate ABC transporter permease yields the protein MLVPLTRQKFEELIPVIATGPQYAYYWGKFQEFLKRLLISVLVVVVVSLLGNFVLGEQLGGITFFLGVIGGLYWLWGPIYSASMRNVSYRRYPYSGFWRGEVLDVFVTEELIGEEQTVNNRGQLVIIENRERRLNIEVGDETGFTTQIQAPLKKTHKAIKPGQIAEMVVLSNQKDLGRIAKFTDIYLPDENLWVSDYPYLQRGFFVDVSRQLQYADDVPYPEEPKERTQRRKRSRRP
- a CDS encoding TPM domain-containing protein produces the protein MPHIFPKRLLASLVAFILAMSIWAIAPVAHAYNNPDLLPETPTPVIDLAKALTNIQEEALVKNIEEFEAETGWKLRVLTQYDRTPGRAVKDFWGLDDKSILLVADQRGGNILNFNVGDEVYKLMPRTFWIELQTRFGNLYFVRENGEDQSIIQSLESIKGCLVQGGCRVVPGLPREQWILTLITSIVGGVICGFAAIPRKEGQIFAWQWALIFSPLWGILFIAFGIGPVISRTSEWLPLFRNFAGFMIGALVAYLSPMISNSTASET
- a CDS encoding rhomboid family intramembrane serine protease; translated protein: MRNDRNSQSANSATDRLLDDNRHSPWRNYQYNGVFALISINLLIFIVGNIPGIALTSTLALNHSNPAWYQFFTAMFSHASWAHLSGNLFFLYIFGRLVEEEEGLLGVVGSYLICGLGASLMSWLFQPGGIYSLGASGAVFGLFAVSVLIKLSWNWRKILEVLILGQFVVERVFFEFGQTGARDGVDHFAHLGGAAVGVALIMGLMRLEKKHQGKGG
- a CDS encoding ATP-binding cassette domain-containing protein translates to MNSENLNCQHPILKVDGLTVYQGNYLALRDVSFELLPGTDTAVVGPNGAGKSTLVQAILGLIERTAGKIEIFDRPVERLGHLCHLLGYMPQNFIFDRSFPISVGELVGLGWVKESKSLHGNLPSHKGNTPFWRRLWWEDGEKIDAIASALKRVDAYHLRHQAIGTLSGGQLKRVLLAYCLVMPRQLLVLDEAFAGVDVQGAADFYTLLNELKRERNWTVLQVSHDIDMVSRHCDRVLCLNQTVVCTGTPDIALSPQNLLATYGPAFSRYHHHHG
- a CDS encoding YtxH domain-containing protein, producing MSNNRAGSGSFIGGVLLGTAIGTITGLLIAPRNGRETRQLLKKSADALPELAEDLSTSVQLQADRLSESALKNWDETLIRLRQAIAAGIEATQREQQALKQTPGAELEPDVRPLVTTDDRRTLSD
- a CDS encoding lipopolysaccharide assembly protein LapA domain-containing protein, which codes for MRQINFLIIFALILALVLFSLENTAPAAIQIVEGVQVQAPICIELILAMGVGAILAWLFSIWTRLLRGIESGKQMRQMRSKDERIQELEQNIAQRQAELEEKQSMSLSATLQEQDAETTKAFAQSI
- a CDS encoding segregation/condensation protein A, whose translation is MTAQPAQEAIALLIDLAQRGEIDPWDVQVIEVIDKCLLELEKLGDKHSGTCEVELSHSGQAFLYASMLVLLKADTLFSQASTADDPELDDTDAQEVADAVRSLPVKLERHLRRRGTAMPPSSRRVTLQELIDQIQQMADALEEKPSRRATKDPLYRVSQSRAQAAKAIAALAHQENLTETAAQLDVFLSHYRPQMSLGQDWLELEELVELWAGVKQHSEKLNGQASPPEAYAVPKRHDRVGVFWALLLLSAQSKVELAQEEFYQDLKIRTLVTGD
- a CDS encoding choice-of-anchor C family protein produces the protein MTVSTESTRRNRATRSRNLIINGSFQNGPSPGQSLKLNPGSTVIQGWVVTRAPIDYVGTLWQAANGDRSLDLDGAGAGGIAQTFDTVPGESYVVTFSLAGNPLGAPPIKLLGVTAAGQSTNFAFNISGRTPTNMGWETKRWMFMAQSNKTTLEFFSLNTSGGSWGPALDSVLVVLA
- a CDS encoding precorrin-8X methylmutase; the protein is MEWHVTDAQSLAIIDREMGDHIFSPAEYEIVRRVIYATADFEYMSLIRFSERALQAGAAALAARSTIVVDVPMVQVGITPTIQNTFANPVYCSMEALTRPQKEKSRAAWGIETLAKRYPEGIFVVGQAQTALTALVELIEAEEIRPALVIGTPSGFVDVDVAKDRLKDSLVPHIRIEGRKGSAVVAAAIVNGLVDLAWQAYGQDPNGVG